A section of the Engystomops pustulosus chromosome 3, aEngPut4.maternal, whole genome shotgun sequence genome encodes:
- the SLC35B2 gene encoding adenosine 3'-phospho 5'-phosphosulfate transporter 1, protein MTRTYSSDEPGSPGEKFRDSQFLVFMNRILALTVAGTYCALTKQPRHGAPMYKYSFASLSNILSSWCQYEALKFISFPTQVLAKASKVIPVMLMGKLVSHKSYEYWEYFTAVLISVGVSMFLLSNGGGHRASGVTTFSGVVILAGYIVFDSFTSNWQDSLFKYKMSSVQMMFGVNLFSCLFTVFSLLEQGALLDAIHFMSRHPDFAFHAALLSVCSAFGQLFIFYTINKFGAAIFTIIMTLRQALAILLSCLLYGHPVTPVGAMGVAVVFLALFLRVYARGRMKKKARKAADVPTIQKV, encoded by the coding sequence ATGACCCGGACCTACTCCTCCGATGAACCTGGGAGTCCGGGAGAGAAGTTCAGAGACTCCCAGTTCTTGGTGTTCATGAACCGTATCTTGGCTCTCACTGTGGCTGGAACCTACTGCGCCCTCACCAAGCAGCCGCGGCACGGGGCGCCCATGTACAAGTACTCCTTCGCCTCGCTCTCCAACATCCTGAGCAGCTGGTGTCAGTACGAGGCGCTCAAGTTCATCAGCTTTCCCACCCAGGTCTTGGCCAAAGCTTCCAAGGTCATCCCGGTCATGCTGATGGGAAAGCTGGTGTCGCACAAGAGCTACGAGTACTGGGAGTATTTCACCGCTGTCCTTATATCTGTGGGGGTCAGCATGTTCTTACTATCCAATGGTGGGGGTCACCGGGCGTCTGGGGTCACCACCTTCTCCGGAGTCGTCATCTTGGCCGGATACATTGTGTTCGACAGCTTCACCTCCAACTGGCAGGACTCGCTCTTCAAGTACAAGATGTCGTCGGTGCAGATGATGTTCGGGGTGAACCTGTTCTCCTGCCTCTTCACGGTCTTCTctctgctggagcagggggcgctgctggacGCCATTCACTTCATGTCGCGGCACCCCGACTTCGCCTTCCATGCGGCGCTCCTCTCCGTGTGCTCGGCCTTTGGCCAGCTCTTTATATTTTACACCATTAACAAGTTTGGGGCGGCCATTTTTACCATCATCATGACTCTGCGCCAGGCGCTGGCCATCCTCCTCTCTTGTTTACTCTACGGCCACCCGGTCACCCCGGTGGGCGCCATGGGGGTGGCAGTGGTCTTTCTTGCCTTATTCCTTCGTGTCTATGCCCGAGGCCGGATGAAGAAGAAGGCGAGGAAGGCGGCGGACGTCCCGACCATCCAGAAGGTCTGA